From the genome of Thermoplasmata archaeon, one region includes:
- a CDS encoding MFS transporter, whose product MRQEDRRVVALLAFLHGAVHANVLAIPVFLLAWRTEFQADDVTLGLLASIAYGGYGIGSVPFGFLADRQLPQRLLVLCGLGTAASLAGITVSPSIPTLAIGLGTLGMFSGIYHPTGLSVISRTVLEQGRGMGWHGMGGSVGIASGPAAVGAVLAFGGSWRLAAGALIVPPLIATALLLAQRLPSTAAEPLADPRRALRGLFTLPYVRILLVYMFAGFAYQGGLTFLPRFVGARVFAVALGLGAIGQILSGTLADRTRPDRILFGLSLVAAGILLALALLPASGAFTVAALAFGFVLFSLEPLQNTLVTREAPRPLRGLAFGFAFLSVFGVGSLGAVLAGWMLAQNAAASLFAVLGACLAVSGGMSLGVRGARSS is encoded by the coding sequence ATGCGGCAGGAGGATCGGAGGGTCGTGGCCCTCCTCGCGTTCCTCCATGGCGCGGTCCATGCGAACGTCTTGGCGATTCCGGTTTTCCTCCTCGCATGGCGCACCGAGTTCCAGGCGGACGACGTGACTTTGGGTTTGCTCGCGTCGATCGCGTACGGCGGATACGGCATCGGCAGCGTGCCGTTCGGATTCTTGGCGGATCGCCAGTTGCCACAGCGGCTGCTCGTCCTCTGCGGTCTCGGGACGGCCGCGTCTCTTGCCGGGATCACCGTGAGTCCGTCCATTCCAACGCTCGCGATCGGACTCGGGACGCTCGGGATGTTCTCCGGAATCTACCATCCTACGGGGCTGTCCGTGATTTCGCGGACCGTCCTCGAGCAGGGTCGCGGAATGGGCTGGCACGGGATGGGCGGGAGCGTCGGGATCGCCTCGGGCCCCGCGGCGGTTGGCGCCGTGCTCGCGTTCGGCGGGTCATGGCGTTTGGCCGCGGGCGCGCTCATCGTGCCCCCGCTCATCGCGACGGCGCTCCTGCTGGCCCAGCGGCTTCCCTCGACGGCCGCCGAGCCATTGGCGGATCCACGGAGGGCCCTGCGCGGACTCTTCACGCTCCCGTACGTCCGGATCTTGCTCGTCTACATGTTCGCAGGGTTCGCCTACCAGGGCGGCCTGACGTTCCTGCCGCGATTCGTGGGTGCGAGGGTCTTCGCCGTTGCGCTCGGCCTCGGCGCGATCGGCCAGATCCTCTCGGGCACGTTGGCGGACCGAACGCGTCCGGACCGCATCCTGTTCGGCCTGAGCTTGGTCGCGGCGGGCATTCTGCTCGCCCTTGCGCTCCTCCCGGCATCCGGCGCCTTCACCGTGGCAGCGCTGGCGTTCGGCTTCGTCCTATTCTCTCTTGAGCCGCTCCAAAACACTCTCGTCACGCGCGAGGCCCCGCGCCCCCTCCGTGGCCTCGCCTTCGGATTCGCGTTCTTGAGCGTCTTCGGCGTCGGCTCACTCGGGGCCGTGCTGGCGGGCTGGATGCTCGCCCAAAACGCCGCGGCGAGCCTCTTCGCGGTGCTCGGAGCGTGCCTGGCCGTCTCCGGAGGCATGTCCCTCGGAGTGCGCGGCGCGCGATCGTCGTAG
- a CDS encoding type II/IV secretion system ATPase subunit: MAQSMQEEYAGQSEPAGAQAAKQKKPTRKAFDSAKRRYLSKLLGEKGVKVKAPKVSSIEETTLGKITTIPKIVRRNMNEIEIQPILKNFSYVRILYDTMANEYFYEAIEPKLLEEESELLEVLKEILVENLEMLDDADKEQKQNYLRRIVDGLLRELGVELNPVSKERVMYFVYRDFMRYGPIDVVMTDVQVEDVSCDGVNVPFYIYHRKYGSIPSNLKFDNAEELDSFVIWLAQRSGKHISVAKPMLDATIPDGSRLQATLGMHVTKRGSSFTIRRFRENPFTPLDLVRFKTMSPEMMAYMWLAIENGQSMLICGGTASGKTTTLNAILLFIPPQMKIVSIEDTRELNLPHENWVPLLTRAGFGGKSHVTGKPAGEIDMFDLLTAALRQRPQYMMIGEVRGPEAFVVFQAMATGKSAYTTFHADDVQAMVHRLENDPINLPRALVAALDIVLLQAQVKVGTDMTRRVKAIVEVVGTDPESNELITNSAYTWNPADDTFNYSGHSYVYEKISLARNWNQRRMEQEVKRRLDLFDYMKRMEIKNYRDVAKIVSSYYRDPDGMIKIVRETLQAQGVALPAS; encoded by the coding sequence CGGGGCAGAGCGAGCCAGCCGGCGCGCAGGCAGCGAAGCAGAAGAAGCCGACGCGCAAGGCGTTCGACTCCGCGAAGCGACGTTACTTGAGCAAACTGCTCGGCGAGAAGGGCGTGAAGGTCAAGGCGCCGAAGGTGAGCAGCATCGAGGAGACGACCCTCGGCAAGATCACCACGATCCCGAAGATCGTCCGACGCAACATGAACGAGATCGAGATCCAGCCGATCCTGAAGAACTTCTCCTACGTCCGGATCCTGTACGACACGATGGCGAACGAGTACTTCTACGAGGCGATCGAGCCGAAGCTCCTCGAGGAGGAATCGGAGCTGCTCGAGGTCTTGAAGGAGATCCTCGTCGAGAATCTCGAGATGCTCGACGATGCGGACAAGGAGCAGAAGCAGAACTACCTCCGGCGGATCGTCGACGGCCTCTTACGGGAACTCGGGGTCGAGCTGAACCCGGTGTCGAAGGAGCGCGTCATGTACTTCGTGTACCGGGACTTCATGCGGTACGGGCCGATCGACGTCGTCATGACGGACGTCCAAGTCGAGGACGTCTCCTGCGACGGCGTGAACGTGCCGTTCTACATCTACCACCGCAAGTACGGCTCCATCCCCTCGAACCTGAAGTTCGACAATGCGGAGGAGCTCGACTCGTTTGTGATCTGGCTCGCCCAGCGGTCCGGCAAGCACATCTCCGTCGCCAAGCCCATGCTCGACGCGACGATTCCCGACGGCTCGCGACTTCAGGCGACCCTTGGGATGCACGTCACGAAGCGCGGTTCCTCGTTCACGATCCGGCGGTTCCGGGAGAACCCTTTCACCCCGCTCGACCTCGTGCGATTCAAGACGATGTCGCCCGAGATGATGGCGTACATGTGGCTCGCGATCGAGAACGGGCAGTCGATGCTGATCTGCGGCGGCACCGCGTCGGGCAAGACGACGACGCTGAATGCGATCCTCCTGTTCATCCCGCCCCAGATGAAAATCGTGTCCATCGAGGACACGCGCGAGCTGAACTTGCCGCACGAGAACTGGGTGCCCCTCCTCACGCGCGCGGGCTTCGGCGGCAAGTCGCACGTCACGGGCAAGCCCGCAGGCGAGATCGACATGTTCGACCTCCTGACCGCCGCCCTCCGGCAGCGACCGCAGTACATGATGATCGGTGAGGTCCGTGGGCCCGAGGCGTTCGTGGTGTTCCAAGCGATGGCCACCGGCAAGTCCGCTTACACGACGTTCCACGCGGACGACGTGCAGGCGATGGTCCACCGGCTCGAGAACGATCCGATCAACCTGCCGCGCGCCCTCGTGGCGGCGCTCGATATCGTCCTGCTGCAGGCGCAGGTGAAGGTCGGGACGGACATGACCCGCCGCGTCAAGGCGATCGTCGAGGTCGTCGGCACGGACCCGGAGTCGAACGAGCTGATCACGAACTCCGCGTACACCTGGAACCCGGCGGATGACACGTTCAACTACTCCGGCCACTCGTACGTCTACGAGAAGATCTCCCTCGCGCGGAACTGGAACCAGCGGCGGATGGAACAGGAAGTCAAGCGCCGTCTGGATCTCTTCGACTACATGAAGCGGATGGAGATCAAGAACTACCGCGACGTCGCGAAGATCGTCTCGTCGTACTACCGGGACCCGGACGGCATGATCAAGATCGTCCGAGAGACGCTGCAGGCGCAGGGCGTCGCCCTGCCCGCATCGTAA